A window from Marinagarivorans cellulosilyticus encodes these proteins:
- the napA gene encoding nitrate reductase catalytic subunit NapA, with protein MSISRREFVRQQATATACAAAGVILPSDASNMITALDDTRLTWSKAPCRFCGTGCSVNVATKAGQVVATHGDIKSPVNRGLNCVKGYFLSKVMYGKDRLTTPLLRMRDGKYDKNGDFTEVSWGTAFSVMAEKFKHALNKKGPDGVGMFGSGQWTVWEGYAGVKLMKAGFRSNNIEPNARHCMASAVAGFMRTFGIDEPMGCYDDFEHADAFVLWGSNMAEMHPILWTRIADRRLSTPGTQVCVMSTYEHRSFDLADIPVIFNPNTDLAIANFIANYIIKNKKVNWDFVNKHTNFRKGVTDIGYGLRPEDEREQSAKNASNAGDSEAINFEEYAKFVADYTVEKASEISGVSQAALLKMAKLYADPNIKVMSLWTMGVNQHTRGAWMNNLIYNLHLLTGKIATPGNSPFSLTGQPSACGTAREVGTFAHRLPADLLVAKEEHRTTAEKIWNIPAGTINPKVGAHAVLHNRHLKDGKINAYWVMCNNNMQAAANMLEEGLPGYRNPENFIVVSDAYPTVTAQAGDLILPTAMWVEKEGAYGNAERRTQFWHQLVDAPGEAKSDLWQLMEFSKHFTTNDVWPKELLANNKNYKGKTLFDVLFKNGNVDKFGLEQTSPDYNNQEAKDFGFYVQKGLFEEYATFGRGHGHDLASFDRYHQERGLRWPVVDGKETLWRYKEGSDPYVKKGKGFDFYGKPDGRAIIFALPYEKPPESPDKDFPLWLCTGRVLEHWHSGSMTQRVPELYRAFPDAVCFIHPSDAKAAGLRRGDKVRIESRRGHIISRIETRGRNKPPQGLIFVPWFDSRQLINKVTLDAIDPISKQTDFKKCAVKVSKVV; from the coding sequence ATGAGCATATCCCGCCGAGAATTTGTCCGACAGCAAGCCACTGCAACCGCCTGCGCGGCAGCGGGTGTTATTTTACCGTCCGATGCCAGCAACATGATTACCGCACTGGACGACACACGCTTGACATGGTCCAAAGCGCCCTGCCGTTTTTGCGGCACAGGCTGTAGCGTTAATGTGGCCACTAAGGCTGGGCAAGTCGTAGCGACCCATGGCGATATTAAATCGCCAGTAAATCGTGGTTTAAATTGTGTGAAAGGTTATTTCCTGTCAAAAGTAATGTACGGCAAAGACAGGCTCACAACCCCTTTGTTGCGCATGCGCGATGGTAAATACGATAAAAACGGCGACTTCACCGAAGTCAGCTGGGGCACAGCCTTTAGCGTAATGGCCGAAAAATTTAAGCACGCACTCAATAAAAAAGGCCCGGACGGGGTTGGCATGTTCGGGTCCGGCCAATGGACCGTATGGGAAGGTTACGCCGGCGTAAAACTGATGAAGGCGGGCTTTCGCTCGAACAATATCGAGCCCAACGCACGCCACTGCATGGCTAGTGCAGTGGCTGGGTTTATGCGCACCTTTGGCATTGATGAACCGATGGGGTGTTATGACGATTTCGAGCATGCCGATGCCTTTGTACTATGGGGCTCTAACATGGCAGAAATGCACCCAATTTTATGGACACGCATTGCCGACCGCCGCTTGAGTACACCCGGCACTCAAGTTTGCGTGATGTCTACCTATGAACACAGAAGTTTTGATCTGGCCGACATCCCCGTTATTTTCAACCCCAATACCGACCTTGCTATTGCAAACTTTATTGCAAACTACATTATTAAAAATAAAAAAGTGAATTGGGATTTTGTTAATAAACACACCAACTTCCGCAAAGGCGTAACTGACATAGGCTATGGCCTGCGCCCAGAAGACGAACGCGAACAAAGCGCTAAAAATGCCAGCAATGCAGGCGATTCTGAAGCGATTAATTTTGAGGAGTACGCTAAATTTGTAGCCGACTATACCGTCGAAAAGGCCAGCGAAATAAGCGGAGTAAGCCAAGCTGCATTACTTAAAATGGCAAAACTGTATGCCGACCCCAATATAAAAGTCATGTCTTTATGGACTATGGGCGTTAACCAGCATACTCGCGGCGCATGGATGAACAATTTAATTTATAACCTGCATTTATTAACAGGCAAAATAGCAACCCCGGGCAATAGCCCCTTTAGCTTAACAGGGCAACCTTCCGCTTGCGGTACCGCGCGCGAAGTAGGCACCTTTGCACACCGTCTGCCAGCCGACCTACTAGTTGCCAAAGAAGAACACAGAACTACCGCAGAAAAAATTTGGAATATTCCAGCGGGCACCATTAACCCGAAGGTGGGAGCCCACGCGGTTTTGCATAACAGGCACTTAAAAGACGGCAAAATTAATGCTTACTGGGTAATGTGTAACAACAATATGCAAGCGGCAGCCAATATGCTTGAAGAAGGCTTACCCGGCTACCGCAACCCCGAAAATTTTATTGTCGTTAGCGATGCCTACCCTACCGTTACGGCCCAAGCAGGTGATTTAATATTACCCACCGCAATGTGGGTCGAAAAAGAAGGGGCTTACGGCAATGCCGAGCGACGCACACAGTTTTGGCATCAGTTAGTTGATGCGCCCGGCGAAGCCAAATCGGACCTTTGGCAACTCATGGAGTTTTCTAAGCACTTTACAACCAACGATGTCTGGCCAAAAGAATTACTGGCAAACAATAAAAACTATAAAGGCAAAACGCTATTCGATGTATTGTTTAAAAATGGCAATGTCGATAAATTTGGTTTAGAGCAAACCTCTCCCGATTACAACAACCAAGAAGCCAAAGATTTTGGCTTTTATGTGCAAAAAGGCTTATTTGAAGAATATGCCACCTTTGGCCGAGGCCACGGCCACGACCTAGCCAGCTTTGATCGCTACCACCAAGAGCGGGGCTTACGCTGGCCGGTTGTCGATGGTAAAGAAACCCTATGGCGCTACAAAGAAGGCAGCGACCCTTACGTTAAGAAAGGCAAAGGCTTTGATTTTTATGGCAAGCCCGATGGCCGCGCCATTATCTTTGCACTGCCCTACGAAAAACCACCAGAGTCACCCGATAAAGACTTCCCTTTATGGCTGTGCACTGGACGCGTATTAGAACACTGGCATTCCGGTTCGATGACCCAGCGCGTACCAGAGCTTTACCGTGCATTCCCAGATGCCGTTTGTTTTATACATCCTAGCGATGCCAAAGCAGCGGGTTTAAGGCGCGGAGATAAAGTACGCATCGAATCGCGCAGAGGGCATATTATTTCCAGAATAGAAACGCGCGGCAGAAATAAGCCGCCCCAAGGGCTAATTTTTGTACCTTGGTTTGACTCTAGGCAGCTAATTAACAAAGTTACACTGGATGCCATCGATCCTATATCAAAGCAAACAGATTTTAAAAAATGCGCCGTAAAAGTGAGTAAAGTCGTATGA
- a CDS encoding DUF1552 domain-containing protein translates to MINQTKQKAPVRHQCRIGAPKIGRRALLQSGACAALAPFLPVLESRAQDGAPPKRILFCYQANGTVHQEWKPSGIGADFEFNRILAPLENHKKDLLVLSGLDLEPEPAKPHSGHPQLFSNVPADMDRFRLCPSITLDQYIAQQRQDNTRFSTLELGIVPFGGDDFYTREILFRGPYDPVPWEPSPYAAFDRVFGTQGGAGNSDGIDKRLALRQRILDGVKNDLNRLQSKLGMEDRALMQRHEESIVQLENRFRQSVSICDGPNLGEPLDFRSVANYREMAQLQMDMMVSAFACDATRVGTLIWSGPTSTQPFPWLGDFGNNHHVLSHDPNQIEALIQINTWYSEQHKVLIDKLKSVPEPGGGTLFDNTVIFFANPLSDGNAHRKIDLPLMLAGGKWHFNTGRYIDFESKPHGHLLVSLAHAMGLDIDSFGEPETGTGALNELL, encoded by the coding sequence ATGATTAATCAGACCAAACAAAAAGCACCGGTACGCCATCAATGCCGAATTGGAGCCCCTAAAATTGGTCGCCGGGCGCTACTGCAAAGCGGTGCGTGCGCAGCTTTGGCGCCGTTCCTGCCGGTATTAGAAAGCCGCGCCCAAGACGGTGCACCGCCAAAACGCATACTATTTTGCTACCAAGCCAACGGCACCGTGCACCAAGAATGGAAACCCAGCGGCATCGGCGCCGACTTTGAATTTAATCGCATTTTGGCCCCACTAGAAAACCACAAAAAAGACTTACTGGTGCTTTCTGGTTTAGACCTAGAACCGGAGCCCGCAAAACCACACTCTGGCCATCCGCAGCTCTTTTCCAATGTGCCAGCCGATATGGACCGCTTCCGCCTATGCCCCAGCATTACACTCGACCAATACATTGCCCAGCAGCGCCAAGACAACACCCGCTTTAGCACCTTAGAGCTAGGCATTGTGCCATTTGGCGGCGACGATTTTTATACCCGTGAAATTTTGTTTCGCGGCCCCTATGATCCAGTCCCTTGGGAGCCCAGCCCTTACGCCGCATTCGACCGCGTATTCGGAACCCAAGGCGGCGCAGGCAATAGCGATGGCATTGATAAACGCTTGGCCCTGCGCCAAAGGATACTCGACGGCGTTAAGAACGACCTAAACCGCCTGCAAAGTAAATTAGGCATGGAAGATCGTGCACTGATGCAACGCCACGAAGAATCTATCGTGCAACTTGAAAACCGCTTTAGGCAGTCGGTTTCTATTTGCGATGGGCCCAATTTAGGTGAGCCGCTCGATTTTCGCAGCGTCGCCAATTACCGCGAGATGGCCCAATTGCAGATGGATATGATGGTCAGCGCATTTGCCTGCGATGCAACCCGCGTTGGCACGCTAATATGGTCTGGCCCAACCAGTACCCAGCCCTTCCCTTGGTTAGGCGATTTTGGCAACAATCATCACGTTTTATCCCACGACCCCAACCAAATTGAAGCCTTAATTCAAATAAACACGTGGTATAGCGAACAACATAAAGTGCTTATCGATAAATTAAAATCTGTTCCAGAACCCGGCGGCGGCACGCTTTTCGACAATACGGTAATTTTCTTTGCCAACCCACTGAGCGACGGCAACGCGCACCGAAAAATAGATTTACCTTTAATGCTTGCTGGAGGCAAGTGGCACTTTAATACTGGCCGTTATATTGATTTTGAATCTAAGCCACACGGGCATCTATTGGTATCTTTAGCACACGCCATGGGCCTAGATATCGATAGCTTTGGCGAACCGGAAACCGGAACCGGCGCCTTAAACGAATTGCTATAA
- a CDS encoding nitrate reductase cytochrome c-type subunit, whose translation MKTSTPQSVFTLAKLLLSACIVMASSTLLASEIATLRQGTPLESTNTTPALLNNASNEDKRKTRAYPMQPPTIPHKIEAYQIDTNANQCMTCHARLRVEDSQAPMISVTHYMDRDGNFLADVSPRRYFCTQCHVTQVSNKPLIENTFRDMHHLPANKNKTN comes from the coding sequence ATGAAAACATCAACCCCACAAAGTGTTTTCACATTAGCCAAATTACTCTTGAGCGCTTGCATTGTAATGGCCAGTAGCACCTTACTGGCAAGCGAGATAGCAACGCTGCGCCAAGGCACTCCACTTGAAAGCACCAATACAACACCAGCATTATTAAATAATGCATCTAATGAGGATAAGCGCAAAACACGGGCATACCCGATGCAACCGCCAACCATTCCACACAAAATCGAAGCCTACCAAATTGATACCAACGCTAACCAATGTATGACATGCCACGCACGTTTGCGAGTTGAAGACAGCCAGGCGCCCATGATTAGTGTGACCCACTACATGGACCGCGATGGCAATTTTTTAGCGGATGTTTCACCTAGGCGATATTTTTGCACACAGTGCCATGTTACACAGGTAAGCAATAAACCGCTTATTGAAAACACATTTCGCGATATGCATCACCTACCCGCCAACAAAAACAAAACCAACTAA
- a CDS encoding DUF1592 domain-containing protein: MKNNCALIILAGLLITACGGETLPPQNELPDPLTRDGECSNAIAVTPTRLRRLTHREYDNAVRDLLDTPIKLADDFPSDIPAAGFASNRGDPLAELGAEKLLLAAEQHADNAMQQLDALLPCTPTNRNKSCALQFINNLGRQAFRRTLTSQEADELGTLFDWAAAQEDLEYGIRAAIEYILQSPNFLYQLELTHTVQSTAKLTGLSIASRLAAMLWQSIPDAQLLQAAENGELDTPEGIVAQTKRMLAHDKGRDGVIEFFNQWLDIEKLGTLEKDPTLFPEFTPALRTAMWEETTTFVDYVVRHGDGLLSTLFTSNLALAKEPLASLYGIDASSAFEAIDASVRSGVLTHPSFLAVHAHGDQTSPVKRGVFVRDRLICAPLPEAPANVNTNPPAVDPSATTRERFSQHRDNPACAGCHNIIDPLGFAFEHFDAMGRYRTMEGPLPVDASGEIVGTVDMDGPFDGAHELNQIFAHSVQARDCMATQWLRYAIREHETSADACSLQQAKRALAKNGNIQDLIFAVVQSDAFRYKSTGESQ; encoded by the coding sequence ATGAAAAATAACTGCGCCTTGATCATTTTAGCGGGCTTGCTCATCACAGCTTGCGGCGGCGAAACTTTACCTCCTCAAAATGAATTGCCCGACCCGCTGACTCGCGATGGTGAATGCTCTAACGCCATTGCCGTTACACCCACACGCCTGCGCCGTTTAACCCACCGCGAATATGATAACGCCGTGCGCGATTTACTCGACACCCCTATCAAGCTAGCTGACGATTTCCCTAGCGATATACCCGCTGCAGGCTTTGCGAGTAACCGAGGCGACCCACTGGCCGAACTAGGCGCAGAAAAACTGCTATTAGCCGCAGAGCAACACGCCGACAACGCCATGCAGCAACTCGATGCATTACTGCCTTGTACGCCAACCAACAGGAATAAATCCTGCGCGCTTCAGTTTATAAACAACTTGGGCAGGCAAGCCTTTCGCCGCACACTCACAAGCCAAGAAGCCGATGAGCTAGGCACATTATTTGACTGGGCAGCAGCACAAGAAGATCTCGAGTATGGCATCCGCGCAGCGATTGAATACATTTTGCAATCGCCCAATTTCCTCTATCAATTAGAGCTAACCCATACCGTACAAAGCACAGCAAAACTTACAGGGCTAAGTATTGCTAGCCGCTTAGCCGCCATGCTGTGGCAAAGCATTCCCGACGCCCAATTACTCCAAGCCGCCGAAAATGGTGAGCTAGATACCCCAGAAGGTATTGTCGCGCAAACAAAGCGCATGCTGGCGCACGATAAAGGCCGTGACGGGGTAATCGAATTTTTTAACCAGTGGCTGGATATCGAAAAACTCGGCACGCTAGAAAAAGACCCTACACTATTCCCCGAATTTACCCCTGCGCTGCGTACCGCCATGTGGGAGGAAACCACAACCTTTGTCGATTATGTTGTGCGCCATGGCGACGGATTACTGAGCACACTGTTTACATCAAACCTTGCATTAGCCAAAGAACCACTAGCCTCACTCTACGGTATTGACGCCTCCAGCGCGTTCGAAGCTATTGATGCCAGCGTGCGAAGCGGCGTATTAACACACCCCAGTTTTTTGGCCGTACATGCCCACGGCGACCAAACCTCGCCCGTTAAACGCGGTGTTTTTGTTCGCGACCGCTTAATTTGCGCGCCACTTCCCGAGGCACCCGCCAATGTGAATACTAACCCTCCAGCAGTAGACCCTAGTGCAACGACGCGCGAGCGCTTTAGCCAACACCGCGACAACCCCGCCTGTGCAGGCTGCCATAACATTATCGACCCGCTAGGCTTTGCCTTTGAGCACTTCGACGCCATGGGCCGTTACCGCACAATGGAAGGCCCGCTTCCCGTCGATGCATCGGGCGAAATTGTCGGCACCGTCGATATGGACGGCCCCTTTGATGGCGCCCACGAACTCAATCAAATATTTGCCCATTCGGTACAGGCGCGCGACTGCATGGCAACCCAGTGGCTGCGCTATGCCATTCGCGAACACGAAACCTCAGCCGATGCCTGTAGCCTGCAACAAGCCAAGCGCGCACTGGCCAAAAACGGAAATATCCAAGACCTCATTTTCGCAGTCGTGCAAAGCGATGCCTTTCGCTACAAAAGCACCGGAGAATCGCAATGA
- a CDS encoding potassium/proton antiporter yields the protein MSIDLTYQFIFGAALLSLLCVLASAFTRRIGAPVLLIFLILGMLAGEDGPGGINFNDFELAFLFGNIALALIIFDGGLGTRKDTFRISLKPALSLATLGVILTAGTTGAAVHFILNLPWLESLLIGAIVGSTDAAAVFGLLRNAGFDLKERTGATLEIESGSNDPMAIFLTITLVEVMQLAGSENQVWAIAGEFVKQMGLGLALGYCGGVVLSYLLQRLPLITSLYPLLALAGGMSIFGLTALCGGSGFLAIFIAGAMLGNQSLPHSSDIHRFHDGIAWLSQIGMFLMLGLLITPSDLPPIIIPALFVALILIFVARPVAVLLALLPFRYPWREQLFISWCGLRGAVPIILALFPSLAGVEQTKTVFELVFFVVLISLILQGWTIARVAGWLQVALPPSAKEPEYLQLKIQQEQDTEIFVYRVFAGSSAQGCKLHQLPAIEGSQVVGIIRRGVLVDEHAGKTLQSDDQVMILAASPHADYSRLFVPASNHKNNFFGEFVLNPETKLAEIGHAYGFDVSELDADCSVSQYLVKRFHGKPVVGDALKIGGVKLVVIEVDGGQVVSVGLKLRAK from the coding sequence ATGAGTATTGATTTAACGTACCAATTTATTTTCGGCGCGGCTTTATTGTCGTTGTTGTGTGTATTGGCGAGTGCTTTTACTCGCCGTATAGGTGCGCCGGTGCTGCTGATTTTTTTAATATTGGGCATGCTTGCCGGCGAGGATGGGCCTGGGGGCATTAACTTTAATGACTTCGAGTTAGCTTTTTTATTTGGCAATATTGCGCTGGCGTTGATTATTTTTGATGGCGGGCTAGGTACCCGCAAAGACACATTTCGCATTAGTTTAAAACCGGCATTGTCGTTGGCAACACTGGGCGTTATTTTGACGGCCGGTACTACCGGCGCTGCAGTGCATTTTATTCTTAACTTGCCGTGGTTAGAAAGCTTATTAATTGGCGCTATTGTTGGCTCTACCGATGCTGCTGCAGTATTTGGACTTTTGCGCAATGCCGGTTTCGACTTAAAAGAGCGGACCGGGGCAACCCTTGAAATCGAATCTGGTTCTAATGACCCAATGGCCATCTTTTTAACCATTACATTGGTTGAGGTGATGCAGCTAGCTGGCTCAGAAAACCAAGTTTGGGCCATTGCTGGCGAGTTTGTAAAACAGATGGGCTTAGGCTTGGCCCTTGGTTATTGCGGTGGTGTTGTGTTGTCATATTTACTTCAACGCTTGCCGTTAATCACATCTTTGTACCCGTTATTAGCGCTCGCTGGGGGCATGAGCATTTTTGGTTTAACGGCACTGTGCGGCGGCAGTGGTTTTCTCGCTATTTTTATTGCTGGCGCAATGCTTGGTAATCAATCGTTACCGCACAGTAGCGATATTCACCGTTTTCACGATGGTATAGCATGGCTAAGCCAAATTGGTATGTTTTTGATGCTGGGTTTGCTGATTACGCCAAGTGATTTGCCTCCTATTATCATTCCAGCATTATTTGTAGCACTTATTTTAATATTTGTCGCGCGGCCGGTTGCGGTGTTGTTAGCGCTGCTGCCGTTTCGTTACCCGTGGCGAGAACAGTTGTTTATTAGTTGGTGTGGACTGCGCGGGGCTGTGCCTATCATACTGGCGTTGTTTCCATCGCTAGCAGGAGTAGAGCAAACAAAAACCGTTTTTGAGTTGGTTTTTTTCGTTGTATTGATTTCTTTAATTCTGCAAGGCTGGACTATCGCACGCGTAGCTGGCTGGCTACAAGTTGCATTGCCGCCTAGCGCTAAAGAGCCGGAATATTTACAGCTAAAAATTCAGCAAGAACAAGATACAGAAATTTTTGTTTACCGAGTGTTCGCCGGCAGTAGTGCGCAAGGGTGTAAGCTCCATCAATTGCCAGCTATTGAGGGAAGCCAAGTCGTCGGTATTATTCGCCGTGGTGTATTGGTTGATGAGCACGCAGGAAAAACGTTGCAAAGTGATGATCAGGTAATGATACTTGCGGCCAGCCCCCATGCTGATTATTCGCGGTTATTTGTGCCGGCCTCTAATCATAAAAATAATTTCTTTGGTGAGTTTGTCCTTAACCCAGAGACAAAACTTGCTGAAATTGGACATGCTTACGGTTTCGATGTCTCCGAGTTAGATGCAGATTGCAGTGTTAGCCAGTACTTGGTGAAGCGTTTTCATGGGAAGCCGGTGGTGGGGGATGCTCTAAAAATAGGGGGTGTTAAACTGGTGGTTATTGAGGTTGATGGTGGTCAAGTCGTTTCTGTAGGGCTGAAGTTGCGGGCAAAGTAG
- a CDS encoding cytochrome c3 family protein, protein MKNLLKKYWHIFSRPSVHFGLGFLTLGGFLAGIIFWGGFNTALEVTNTEAFCIGCHEMRNNVYEELQTTIHFNNGSGVRATCPDCHVPHEWSDKIARKMQASKEVWGKVFGTIDTREKFLDKRLELAQHEWARLKANDSLECRNCHDFEYMDFTRQSQRAATQHSTALASGEKTCIDCHKGIAHELPDMSGVEGW, encoded by the coding sequence ATGAAAAACCTGCTTAAAAAATACTGGCATATTTTCAGCCGGCCTTCGGTTCATTTTGGTTTAGGGTTTTTAACGCTCGGTGGTTTTTTGGCTGGCATTATTTTTTGGGGTGGTTTTAACACCGCCTTAGAAGTTACAAACACCGAGGCCTTTTGCATTGGCTGCCACGAAATGCGCAACAATGTGTATGAAGAACTGCAAACCACGATCCATTTCAACAATGGCTCTGGCGTGCGAGCAACCTGCCCAGACTGCCACGTTCCACACGAATGGAGCGATAAAATTGCTCGCAAAATGCAAGCATCCAAAGAAGTTTGGGGCAAAGTGTTTGGTACCATTGATACCCGAGAAAAGTTCTTAGATAAACGATTAGAACTTGCCCAACATGAATGGGCGCGCCTTAAAGCAAACGATTCTTTAGAGTGCCGCAATTGCCATGACTTTGAATATATGGACTTCACCAGACAAAGCCAACGCGCAGCCACCCAACACAGCACTGCTTTAGCCAGCGGAGAAAAAACTTGTATCGACTGCCACAAAGGTATCGCCCACGAATTACCTGACATGTCTGGTGTTGAAGGCTGGTAG
- a CDS encoding periplasmic nitrate reductase, NapE protein, whose protein sequence is MPNNTTSKKDELKMIVFICVFLFPLLATTIVGAYGLAIWLSQIFFGH, encoded by the coding sequence ATGCCCAACAATACGACAAGTAAAAAAGACGAACTCAAAATGATCGTCTTTATTTGTGTTTTCTTATTTCCTCTACTGGCTACCACCATTGTTGGCGCCTATGGCTTGGCCATTTGGTTATCTCAGATATTTTTTGGTCACTAA
- a CDS encoding chaperone NapD has translation MILHISSIIVQVNSLAWSSVYDSIEKQEHASISASDEGQGKMIVVLEAPSLHDTQNMIDALKAIKGVVSATMVYHHSEPASELNQPLYEHAS, from the coding sequence ATGATATTACACATCAGCAGCATTATTGTTCAGGTTAACAGCCTCGCATGGTCCTCCGTTTACGACAGTATTGAAAAGCAAGAACACGCCTCAATTAGTGCAAGCGACGAAGGGCAAGGGAAAATGATTGTTGTTTTAGAGGCCCCATCATTGCACGACACGCAAAATATGATTGATGCTTTAAAAGCTATTAAAGGCGTTGTTTCTGCCACCATGGTTTATCACCACAGCGAACCGGCCTCTGAACTTAATCAACCCCTTTACGAGCACGCATCATGA